The proteins below come from a single Mya arenaria isolate MELC-2E11 chromosome 6, ASM2691426v1 genomic window:
- the LOC128237302 gene encoding uncharacterized protein LOC128237302, producing MESKDSKLIKKTGRKTPKYCCICKGIYRGKVIDGRKVSLHRFPQNKRLKRVWVQRCKTVMRSFQWNEHRRLCSEHFVGFRGPSFQHTLPSMFPTETGATKTFQPTLLDEDVGDDDDGDTVNDDLDLELSNDDSIQPQLSFVSPSGHAIDTSVHLHDYCMGPVLQPQNQSFRCCDTQTENNCAVMEVQTEESFLGKTADFSSQTEHSTRDFGVQCQLPMLTYDDVKYNDDLVSFYTGIPNRVVFEALFDEIKDEAEVRTSRRKLNYKDSDGGRPRTLSVLDEFFMVLMRLRLGLLFEDLGTRFCISTSQCSDIVERWINYLHVQLSFLVQWPSREVVKNNMPEQFKEKYSNTRIIIDCTEIYSETSSSLSLKSLMYSDYKSHMTHKILVGISPNGVVTFVSDCWVGCTSDKKLTEKCGLLDLLEEGDAIMVDKGFTITDLTTPRGIHLIIPPFKQKGKQFSKREVLLTKDIASLRIHVERQMERIKNFRILHGNIPITQSRRISKVFKICTYLTNLWPPLVQ from the exons ATGGAAAGTAAAGATTCAAAACTAATAAAGAAAACGGGCAGGAAAACCCCTAAGTACTGTTGTATTTGTAAAGGAATTTACAGAGGAAAGGTTATTGATGGGAGAAAAGTGTCATTGCACCGTTTTCCTCAGAACAAACGTTTAAAACGTGTGTGGGTGCAGCGATGTAAAACGGTCATGAGATCGTTCCAGTGGAATGAACACAGACGATTGTGTAGTGAGCATTTTGTTGGCTTCAGAGGACCTTCATTCCAGCATACACTTCCATCTATGTTTCCAACTGAGACTGGTGCTACCAAAACCTTCCAGCcaacg CTCCTTGATGAAGAcgtaggtgatgatgatgatggtgatacggtCAATGACGATTTAGACCTAGAACTGTCAAATGATGATAGTATACAGCCACAACTGTCATTTGTATCCCCTTCCGGGCATGCCATTGATACCTCTGTCCACCTGCATGATTACTGCATGGGACCAGTACTACAGCCACAGAATCAGTCCTTTag atGTTGTGACACACAGACTGAGAACAACTGTGCAGTGATGGAAGTACAAACTGAAGAAAGTTTCCTGGGAAAAACAGCAGACTTCAGTTCACAAACAGAACATTCTACTAGAGACTTTGGTGTACAATGTCAGCTACCTATGCTCACATATGATGACGTAAAATACAATGACGATTTGGTCAGTTTTTACACCGGAATCCCTAATCGAGTTGTGTTTGAAGCtttgtttgatgaaatcaaGGATGAAGCTGAAGTGCGGACATCAAGGCGGAAACTTAACTATAAAGATTCAGATGGAGGACGGCCAAGAACTCTAAGTGTTCTGGATGAATTTTTCATGGTGCTGATGCGCCTACGTCTAGGTCTGTTATTTGAAGATCTAGGTACTAGGTTTTGCATATCCACTTCACAATGTAGTGACATTGTTGAAAGATGGATcaactatttacatgtacaattatcctTTCTTGTTCAATGGCCATCTCGTGAGGTAGTgaaaaataacatgcctgaacaatttaaagagaaatattctAACACTAGAATTATTATCGACTGCACTGAAATTTACAGTGAAACATCCAGTTctctttctttgaaaagtttaatgtaCAGTGATTACAAGTCTCACATGACTCATAAGATTTTGGTGGGTATAAGCCCAAATGGTGTTGTAACTTTTGTTTCTGACTGTTGGGTGGGCTGTACCAGTGACAAGAAACTCACAGAAAAATGTGGACTCTTGGACTTGCTTGAAGAAGGAGACGCCATAATGGTTGATAAGGGTTTCACTATTACAGACCTTACTACTCCAAGAGGCATTCATCTCATTATTCCACCATTTAAacagaaaggaaaacaattctCTAAACGTGAGGTTCTCCTTACAAAAGATATTGCAAGTTTACGAATACATGTTGAAAGGCAAATGGAGAGAATCAAGAACTTTCGAATATTGCATGGCAATATTCCTATAACACAGTCAAGGAGAATTTCtaaagtgttcaaaatatgcacatatttgacaAATCTATGGCCACCACTTGTTCAATAA